A section of the Camelus dromedarius isolate mCamDro1 chromosome 14, mCamDro1.pat, whole genome shotgun sequence genome encodes:
- the LZIC gene encoding protein LZIC, which translates to MASRGKTETSKLKQNLEEQLDRLMQQLQDLEECREELDTDEYEETKKETLEQLSEFNDSLKKIMSGNMTLVDELSGMQLAIQAAISQAFKTPEVIRLFAKKQPGQLRTRLAEMDRDLMVGKLERDLYTQQKVEILTALGKLGEKLTADDEAFLSANAGAILSQFEKVPTDLGSGDKVLALASFEVEKTKK; encoded by the exons ATGGCTTCCAGAGGAAAGACAGAGACAAGCAAATTAAAGCAGAACTTAGAAGAACAGTTGGATAGACTAATGCAGCAATTACAAGATCTGGAGGAATGCAG AGAGGAACTTGATACCGATGAATATGAAGAAACCAAAAAGGAAACTCTGGAGCAACTAAGTGAATTTAATGATTCACTAAAGAAAATTATGTCTGGAAATATGACTTTGGTAGATGAATTAAGTGGAATGCAACTG GCTATCCAGGCAGCTATCAGCCAGGCCTTTAAGACCCCAGAGGTCATCAGATTGTTTGCAAAGAAACAACCAGGTCAGCTTCGGACGAGGTTAGCAGAG ATGGATAGAGATCTCATGGTAGGAAAGCTGGAAAGAGACCTGTATACTCAACAGAAGGTGGAGATACTAACAGCTCTCGGGAAACTTGGAGAGAAG CTGACTGCAGATGACGAGGCCTTCTTGTCAGCAAACGCCGGTGCTATACTCAGCCAGTTTGAGAAAGTCCCTACAGACCTTG GCTCTGGAGACAAAGTTCTTGCTTTGGCAAGTTTTGaggttgaaaaaacaaaaaaatga